A window of the Sporosarcina sp. FSL K6-2383 genome harbors these coding sequences:
- a CDS encoding DUF2277 domain-containing protein, which produces MCRNIKTLFNFEPPATDDEIYAASLQYVRKITGFNKVSKVNEDAFNLAVEQVAIATQQLLKTAVTNAEPRNREIEAERARARSAKRFGIE; this is translated from the coding sequence ATGTGTCGCAATATTAAAACCTTATTTAACTTTGAACCTCCAGCTACTGATGATGAGATTTATGCCGCTTCCTTACAATATGTGCGTAAAATCACAGGTTTCAACAAAGTATCGAAGGTAAACGAGGACGCTTTTAATCTGGCTGTAGAGCAAGTGGCAATTGCTACACAACAACTACTTAAGACAGCTGTCACCAATGCAGAGCCCCGTAATCGAGAAATTGAAGCGGAACGTGCACGGGCTCGTTCTGCAAAAAGATTTGGAATCGAGTAA
- a CDS encoding MFS transporter, which produces MKQQNSTEVEHYLHSAEAQQKLYKRSLIVVIMSQIFGGAGLAAGITVGALLAKDMLGSASYAGLPTALFTLGSALAAFLVGRISQRFGRRYGLSFGFIVGGIGALAVVLAATIDNVLLLFLALFVYGAGTSTNLQARYAGTDLASEKQRATAISIALVSTTLGAVAGPNLVTPMGKFALTLGMPALAGPFILAAVAYLIAGLIFLVYLRPDPFLVARAIAIEKDKQRQNKVNDGHQVLQSKVNRVGVVVGALVLILSHAVMVGIMTMTPVQMQNHGAQLSAVGLVIGLHIAAMYLPSLVTGILVDKIGRTFMVIASGVTLAVAGVVAALAPGGSLFWLAFALILLGLGWNFGLISGTAIIIDSTDMKTRAKTQGTVDVWVALAGTAGGLLSGLIVAFSSYAILGFVGMYLALLLIPLMIWVHVKGKRS; this is translated from the coding sequence ATGAAGCAACAAAATTCTACTGAAGTAGAGCACTATCTCCATTCAGCTGAGGCTCAACAAAAGTTGTATAAGCGCTCACTCATTGTGGTCATCATGTCGCAAATTTTCGGTGGTGCTGGGCTTGCCGCTGGGATTACAGTCGGCGCACTCCTTGCGAAGGATATGTTAGGGAGTGCAAGTTATGCTGGACTGCCGACTGCATTATTTACACTTGGTTCAGCGTTAGCCGCTTTTTTAGTAGGGCGGATTTCACAGCGCTTTGGTCGTCGATATGGGCTTTCTTTTGGATTTATCGTCGGGGGAATAGGGGCCCTTGCGGTTGTGCTTGCAGCGACGATTGACAATGTCTTGTTATTATTTTTAGCGTTATTTGTGTATGGTGCTGGTACTTCAACTAATTTACAAGCACGGTATGCTGGAACTGATTTAGCAAGTGAGAAACAACGGGCAACAGCTATTAGTATCGCACTGGTTTCCACGACATTGGGGGCGGTGGCAGGACCGAATTTAGTCACACCGATGGGGAAATTCGCGTTGACACTTGGTATGCCAGCTTTAGCGGGTCCATTTATCTTAGCGGCAGTTGCTTATCTTATCGCAGGTCTAATTTTTTTAGTATACTTACGCCCTGATCCATTTTTAGTGGCAAGAGCAATCGCTATAGAGAAGGATAAACAAAGGCAGAACAAGGTGAATGATGGACATCAGGTGCTACAAAGTAAGGTGAATCGTGTCGGTGTTGTCGTTGGAGCACTAGTTCTTATTCTCTCACATGCCGTGATGGTCGGAATTATGACGATGACACCCGTTCAAATGCAAAATCATGGTGCGCAATTGAGTGCGGTCGGTCTCGTCATTGGTCTCCATATTGCCGCCATGTATTTGCCGTCGTTGGTGACAGGCATATTGGTCGATAAAATCGGTCGTACGTTTATGGTCATTGCTTCGGGTGTGACATTAGCTGTGGCAGGTGTCGTTGCAGCCTTAGCACCGGGTGGATCTCTATTTTGGCTAGCCTTTGCACTCATATTGCTTGGACTTGGGTGGAACTTTGGTTTAATTAGCGGGACGGCTATTATTATTGATTCGACGGATATGAAAACACGTGCAAAAACACAAGGAACTGTTGATGTATGGGTGGCATTAGCTGGGACAGCGGGTGGCTTATTATCAGGACTCATCGTGGCGTTTTCAAGCTATGCGATTTTAGGATTTGTAGGCATGTATTTAGCCTTATTGCTAATACCTCTTATGATATGGGTTCATGTGAAGGGGAAGCGTAGCTAA
- a CDS encoding zinc ribbon domain-containing protein YjdM: MSKLPNCPKCNSEYTYEDGNLFVCPECAHEWTLESAAEEVEEKKVYKDANGNILNDGDSVTVIKDLKVKGSSNVVKAGTKVKSIRLIDGDHDIDCKIDGFGAMQLKTEFVKKL; the protein is encoded by the coding sequence ATGTCAAAATTACCAAATTGCCCAAAGTGTAATTCAGAATATACATACGAGGATGGCAACCTTTTTGTGTGCCCAGAATGTGCGCATGAATGGACGTTAGAATCAGCAGCAGAAGAGGTAGAAGAGAAAAAGGTTTACAAAGATGCCAATGGCAATATCTTAAATGATGGCGATTCTGTAACAGTTATCAAGGATCTTAAAGTAAAAGGTAGCTCAAATGTCGTAAAAGCAGGTACAAAAGTGAAAAGTATCCGTTTGATTGATGGCGATCACGATATTGATTGTAAAATCGATGGCTTTGGCGCTATGCAGTTGAAGACGGAGTTTGTGAAGAAGCTGTAA
- a CDS encoding DUF2071 domain-containing protein, giving the protein MEEHTDLKQAGWNDSHRLWPLPHLPWTMQQTWNDLLFAHYPIKLEVLQKLVPAILPLDSFNGMGWIGIVPFHITDIRLRGLPPIPGVARFPELNVRTYVTIDGKPGVYFFSLDADNRLAVEVAKLFYHLPYMNADMMVRQNGSTIDYESRRRSGNDANFECSYRPISEPYYAVKGSFDEWMSERYCLYTLNNKGAPFRCDILHRPWLLQHAEAEFSQNTMLSKQGILVESDQPLLHFSKKIEARMWPLVRALG; this is encoded by the coding sequence ATGGAAGAACACACGGATCTAAAACAAGCCGGCTGGAACGACAGTCATCGTTTATGGCCATTACCACATTTACCTTGGACGATGCAGCAGACTTGGAACGATCTTTTGTTTGCGCATTATCCGATTAAACTCGAAGTCTTACAAAAACTCGTACCTGCTATTCTGCCCTTGGATTCTTTTAACGGCATGGGCTGGATTGGTATTGTTCCATTTCATATAACGGATATTCGACTGCGTGGCCTCCCCCCTATTCCAGGAGTTGCCCGATTTCCTGAGCTCAACGTTCGGACGTATGTAACAATTGATGGCAAGCCAGGGGTTTATTTCTTTAGCCTGGACGCTGACAACCGGCTTGCTGTCGAGGTGGCCAAACTGTTCTATCACTTGCCCTATATGAATGCTGACATGATGGTGAGACAGAATGGGTCAACCATTGATTATGAAAGCAGGAGAAGAAGCGGGAATGATGCCAATTTTGAGTGCAGCTATCGACCCATCTCTGAGCCATATTACGCAGTTAAAGGGTCCTTTGATGAATGGATGTCCGAGCGCTATTGCTTATATACACTAAACAATAAGGGTGCGCCCTTCCGCTGTGATATTCTACATCGCCCCTGGCTACTACAGCATGCAGAGGCGGAATTTAGCCAGAACACGATGCTGTCCAAGCAGGGCATTCTGGTTGAAAGTGACCAACCTCTCTTACACTTTTCTAAAAAGATAGAGGCTCGCATGTGGCCTTTGGTTCGTGCTTTGGGTTAA
- a CDS encoding YqhV family protein: MVEKALFIIIILRIFSGSVDITAAMLMYKFNDLEKAFYINTLLALVGPVVLIITTGIALFGLAEKISATRMICLFAGIVLILFSLKAK, encoded by the coding sequence TTGGTTGAAAAAGCTCTTTTTATCATAATTATATTGAGAATTTTTTCTGGAAGTGTAGATATCACCGCCGCCATGCTGATGTATAAATTTAACGATTTAGAAAAAGCCTTTTATATTAATACGCTGCTTGCTCTAGTGGGGCCAGTTGTGTTAATTATTACGACAGGAATTGCATTATTTGGCCTAGCGGAAAAGATTTCGGCGACTCGAATGATTTGTCTGTTTGCTGGAATTGTACTGATTCTTTTTAGTTTGAAAGCTAAATGA
- a CDS encoding aminoglycoside adenylyltransferase domain-containing protein has product MREIPVIVQTVLDEYITLFHARLPNRLEGFYLQGSIALDAYVENSSDIDFIAIINRRLSEGEAEILAEIHRGIAGTYPKPEMDGVYLMWEDIGVVDAIDTNYPYYNEGKLSYGAHFNAITWWILKKHGISMIGPQPTALNFEIDPQHLVEYVVENMKTYWVGRIEKIEQAMENMFQFTTEEIDVEIEWSVLGILRQYYTLKEHAIISKLGAGEYALLHMPEEWHPIIKEAIDIRKSVDRERFPSDRERMDATLLFSKYMIDYCNSHLSF; this is encoded by the coding sequence ATGCGAGAAATACCAGTCATCGTGCAAACTGTCTTAGACGAATATATTACCTTGTTCCATGCTCGTTTACCAAATAGGCTTGAAGGTTTTTATTTACAAGGCTCGATTGCATTGGATGCTTATGTGGAAAATTCAAGTGATATTGATTTTATTGCCATTATCAATCGGCGTTTGTCAGAGGGAGAGGCCGAGATATTAGCTGAAATCCATAGGGGAATAGCAGGTACTTATCCAAAGCCAGAGATGGATGGCGTCTATTTGATGTGGGAGGATATTGGTGTAGTAGATGCTATAGATACGAATTACCCTTATTATAATGAGGGTAAGTTGAGTTATGGAGCTCATTTTAACGCGATTACATGGTGGATATTGAAAAAGCATGGGATTAGCATGATTGGTCCACAACCAACCGCGCTCAATTTTGAAATCGACCCACAGCATCTGGTTGAATATGTAGTGGAAAATATGAAGACGTACTGGGTAGGCCGGATTGAAAAAATCGAACAAGCCATGGAGAACATGTTTCAATTTACAACCGAGGAAATTGATGTTGAAATCGAATGGTCCGTTCTTGGCATTTTACGCCAATACTATACGCTAAAGGAGCACGCTATTATTTCAAAACTGGGTGCTGGTGAATACGCTTTGCTCCATATGCCGGAGGAATGGCATCCGATTATAAAGGAAGCTATAGATATTCGGAAAAGTGTGGATAGGGAGAGATTTCCTTCTGATAGGGAGCGAATGGACGCAACTTTGCTATTTTCGAAGTATATGATTGATTACTGCAACAGTCATCTTTCTTTTTAA
- a CDS encoding ribonuclease H family protein, with amino-acid sequence MHVLIEWTYKTPRGTETIFRSEEMRASKALLFAEDIERTGRAKSILFTDQLDTIWTVKEMRHYLKEIETEPHNITVYFDGGFDRETNKSGMGCVIYYDQNRKSYRLRRNAPSVELTSNNEAEYAALYLCLQELELLNVHHLPVRFIGDSQVVINQLSEEWPTLENNLSRWADRIEAKLKDLKIQATYELVGRKRNAEADRLATQALHDISITATSEIVED; translated from the coding sequence ATGCATGTTCTAATTGAATGGACTTATAAAACACCAAGAGGCACAGAAACTATTTTTCGCTCCGAAGAAATGCGTGCATCAAAGGCTTTGCTATTTGCGGAAGACATAGAGCGAACTGGACGTGCCAAAAGTATCCTATTTACAGACCAACTCGATACCATATGGACGGTTAAAGAGATGAGACATTATTTGAAAGAAATTGAAACGGAGCCACATAACATTACAGTCTATTTCGACGGTGGCTTCGACCGCGAGACGAACAAATCCGGGATGGGCTGTGTCATTTATTATGACCAGAACCGCAAGTCTTACAGGCTACGGCGCAATGCCCCTTCTGTCGAACTCACATCAAATAACGAAGCTGAATACGCAGCGCTATATCTATGTCTACAGGAGCTTGAGCTATTGAATGTCCATCATCTGCCCGTCCGATTTATTGGCGATTCACAGGTCGTTATCAACCAATTAAGTGAGGAATGGCCGACACTAGAAAATAACCTGTCAAGGTGGGCAGACCGAATTGAAGCCAAACTAAAAGACCTCAAGATCCAAGCAACATACGAATTAGTCGGGCGAAAACGAAACGCAGAAGCAGATCGTTTAGCAACACAGGCACTACACGACATCTCGATTACTGCAACGAGTGAAATTGTAGAGGATTAG
- a CDS encoding FMN-dependent NADH-azoreductase — protein MNILVIKANNRPASEAISSKMYETFMENIQNAKDLNITTFDVFAEDMPYFGQDLFNAFGKMQNGEQLSDLEKRLVAAKQKAMDALTAADVVVFAFPLWNLTIPAPLQTFIDYVYQAGYAFKYSAEGQMISLMTEKKAILLNARGGIYSTPEMAPMEMSATYMRNVFGGVFGMSVEEVIIEGHNAMPDQAEQIVAQGLEKVAEVAKALAAQPATV, from the coding sequence ATGAATATTTTAGTAATCAAAGCAAATAACCGCCCAGCTTCAGAAGCAATCTCAAGCAAAATGTATGAAACATTTATGGAAAACATCCAGAATGCAAAGGATCTTAACATCACTACGTTTGACGTTTTTGCAGAAGATATGCCTTACTTCGGTCAAGACTTGTTCAACGCATTTGGAAAAATGCAAAACGGTGAACAACTATCTGACCTTGAGAAACGCCTTGTTGCGGCTAAACAAAAAGCAATGGACGCTTTAACTGCTGCTGATGTAGTTGTTTTCGCATTCCCATTGTGGAACCTAACAATTCCAGCACCACTACAAACATTTATTGATTATGTATATCAAGCAGGATATGCATTTAAATATAGCGCTGAAGGTCAAATGATCAGCCTGATGACAGAGAAAAAAGCAATCCTTCTCAATGCACGTGGCGGTATCTACTCAACACCTGAAATGGCACCAATGGAAATGTCGGCAACGTATATGCGTAATGTATTTGGCGGCGTGTTCGGTATGTCGGTTGAAGAAGTTATCATTGAAGGGCATAATGCTATGCCAGATCAAGCAGAACAAATCGTTGCACAAGGCCTTGAAAAAGTAGCTGAAGTCGCAAAAGCATTGGCTGCTCAACCGGCTACTGTATAA
- a CDS encoding Rrf2 family transcriptional regulator has product MQMKTGVEQSVYAILILNMLPDRAVLPGEVISQQLGTSPTYFQKLLRKLVSADLITSVAGVKGGFKLKKKPEEIRVYDVYLAIEGQQSLYSPSGILDDMLELEKEEECCLLTDLMDEAESTWKTVLKRETIASLYTETTNRFPGKMDGLKEWVKERMVL; this is encoded by the coding sequence ATGCAAATGAAAACAGGTGTTGAACAGTCAGTCTACGCTATTCTAATCCTAAATATGTTGCCAGATCGAGCGGTATTACCAGGAGAAGTAATAAGCCAACAGTTGGGAACCTCACCGACTTATTTTCAAAAACTGTTGAGAAAACTAGTGAGTGCAGATTTAATTACCTCTGTTGCAGGCGTAAAGGGTGGGTTTAAGTTAAAGAAAAAACCTGAAGAGATTCGAGTATATGATGTTTATCTTGCCATAGAAGGTCAACAATCTCTTTATTCTCCGAGTGGGATTCTCGATGACATGCTTGAACTGGAAAAAGAAGAAGAATGCTGTTTGTTGACGGATTTAATGGATGAAGCTGAATCAACTTGGAAAACGGTGTTGAAGCGTGAAACCATTGCATCTCTCTACACCGAAACAACGAATCGTTTTCCTGGAAAAATGGATGGATTGAAAGAATGGGTAAAAGAAAGAATGGTTTTATAA
- a CDS encoding LLM class oxidoreductase, producing the protein MNNFQTHHGFAGTFKNNALTLGLFFPLESYKGSFPRMDLDEQMLLAKKAESLGFASLFVRDSPLYDSNFGDVGALYDPWVFLAYVAAHTERIALGTSSIVTTLRHPLHVAKSAASLDTISSQRLLVGVATGDRPIEFPVFKVDVNEKAALFRESIGVMKKVWQESFPHIQTERVDMLQGDIVPKPMLSDIPILGTGYSGQTIEWLAKHTDGWLFYSQGVNEQRELVKKWREAAGGFKPFAQALAIDLSENPNEAPKPIQGGFRSGYKFLIDYLHAYQDAGVNHVMFGLKNSKRPAAEVIQELGEYVVPHFSTNTR; encoded by the coding sequence ATGAATAATTTTCAAACACATCATGGTTTTGCAGGAACTTTTAAAAACAATGCATTAACGCTGGGGCTATTCTTTCCTTTGGAGTCTTATAAAGGAAGCTTCCCAAGGATGGATTTGGATGAGCAAATGCTACTTGCGAAAAAAGCGGAAAGTCTAGGGTTCGCCTCCTTATTTGTTAGAGATTCTCCACTTTACGATTCGAATTTTGGTGATGTTGGAGCACTATACGATCCATGGGTCTTTCTTGCGTACGTAGCAGCACATACGGAGCGGATTGCACTCGGTACTTCGAGTATTGTGACGACATTACGTCATCCGCTTCACGTAGCGAAGTCAGCTGCCTCACTGGATACAATATCTAGTCAGCGATTGCTAGTAGGTGTTGCAACGGGTGACCGGCCTATTGAATTCCCGGTATTTAAAGTGGATGTTAACGAAAAAGCAGCGTTATTTAGAGAATCTATAGGCGTAATGAAAAAAGTCTGGCAAGAATCATTTCCACATATTCAGACTGAACGTGTTGACATGCTTCAAGGTGATATTGTTCCCAAACCAATGTTATCGGACATTCCGATTTTAGGTACAGGGTATTCTGGCCAAACGATTGAATGGCTAGCCAAGCATACAGATGGTTGGTTATTTTATTCCCAAGGAGTTAATGAGCAGCGTGAACTTGTTAAAAAATGGCGAGAAGCAGCTGGGGGATTCAAACCGTTTGCGCAAGCTTTGGCAATAGACTTATCAGAGAATCCAAATGAAGCACCCAAACCGATACAGGGTGGATTTAGATCGGGTTATAAGTTTTTAATCGATTATTTGCATGCTTACCAGGATGCCGGCGTAAATCATGTCATGTTTGGTTTGAAAAATAGTAAGCGCCCGGCAGCAGAAGTGATTCAAGAATTAGGCGAATATGTGGTGCCTCATTTCTCTACAAATACACGATGA
- a CDS encoding DUF896 domain-containing protein, with protein MIKGLDRINELAKKQRQEGLTNAEMVEQTVLQQDYLREIRGQVLNTVSGITVLDPLGNDVTPEKVQQERKLTT; from the coding sequence ATGATTAAAGGATTAGATCGCATTAATGAATTAGCAAAAAAACAGCGACAAGAAGGTTTGACCAATGCTGAAATGGTTGAACAAACGGTGTTGCAACAAGATTACTTACGAGAAATTCGAGGACAGGTTCTCAATACCGTTTCGGGCATAACTGTACTGGATCCACTTGGAAATGATGTAACACCAGAAAAAGTACAGCAGGAAAGGAAGTTAACGACATGA
- a CDS encoding LLM class flavin-dependent oxidoreductase, whose amino-acid sequence MRLSVLDQAPITKGNTAAGALKKAEELAVLADELGYRRMWMAEHHGTDTFASSAPEVTAAHLAAKTKQIRIGTGGTMMMHYSPLKLAEVFKTLSAFSPGRIDFGVGRAPGGDNDSIYALSEGRPPMVNNMYEKFSIALQLINDEVPGDRLYNKTIATPSQVVLPEAWLLGSSGNSAIQAGRMGVGYSFAQFFNGQLSESILGAYKKNFQPSPFLEKPEINVTYMVTTAETREEAEFEAKPQDIWRLLFMTGRIGTVLTPEEARDYPLTEMDRMMIQESRKIHLVGSSKEIATRLQQEQERYGFEEAMICSIPHSQEKRLNVYRLLAQELL is encoded by the coding sequence ATGAGGTTAAGTGTTTTGGATCAGGCGCCCATTACAAAGGGCAATACTGCAGCAGGTGCTTTGAAAAAAGCAGAAGAATTGGCTGTTTTGGCAGACGAACTAGGCTATCGTCGTATGTGGATGGCAGAGCATCATGGGACAGATACCTTTGCAAGTTCAGCTCCTGAGGTGACAGCGGCACATTTAGCGGCCAAGACGAAACAAATTCGGATTGGTACTGGTGGCACGATGATGATGCATTATTCTCCGTTAAAATTGGCTGAAGTATTTAAAACATTGAGTGCCTTCTCACCAGGCCGTATTGATTTTGGTGTGGGTCGAGCTCCCGGAGGGGATAATGATTCCATCTATGCTCTATCTGAAGGGCGTCCTCCAATGGTCAACAATATGTATGAAAAATTTTCCATAGCCTTGCAATTAATCAACGATGAAGTGCCAGGCGATCGTCTATACAATAAAACAATTGCTACGCCATCTCAAGTTGTTTTGCCTGAAGCTTGGCTATTAGGTTCGAGTGGCAATAGTGCCATTCAAGCAGGGCGTATGGGCGTTGGCTATTCCTTTGCACAGTTTTTTAACGGCCAGCTATCTGAGTCGATTTTGGGGGCTTATAAGAAGAACTTTCAACCTTCACCGTTTTTGGAGAAACCGGAAATCAATGTTACTTATATGGTGACGACGGCAGAAACAAGAGAAGAAGCTGAGTTTGAGGCAAAACCTCAAGATATTTGGCGTTTACTGTTTATGACAGGCAGAATCGGGACAGTTTTGACGCCGGAAGAAGCGCGAGATTATCCGTTGACAGAAATGGACCGAATGATGATTCAAGAGAGTCGTAAAATCCACTTAGTAGGATCTTCGAAAGAAATTGCAACACGATTACAGCAAGAGCAAGAACGTTATGGATTTGAGGAAGCAATGATTTGTAGTATTCCTCATTCTCAAGAGAAGCGTTTGAATGTATATCGCTTACTGGCACAGGAGTTATTGTAG